The Candidatus Zixiibacteriota bacterium genome includes a window with the following:
- a CDS encoding HDOD domain-containing protein gives MPDTIDEKTATRNDDAIENVISAVGELPASPAIVSSVMGLTSDLDSNVTDISRVLSSDQSLTAKVLKLSNSSFYGRSKGVRTLQEAVLILGFFTVRSLVVATSTHSMYMKDDEYGLKKKLWQHSLSSAVTARQLAERIGYDDGDELFIAALLHDIGKLVMMQKMSKQYEEIVVRVQDEQREFYDVEHEVFGFSHDQVAKVLLESWSFPESIIESVCWHHQLPPIEEGIPVPGAYLINLSNSVAKSFGVGFNNPVPENIADLESARVFGLNEDDINEIAARAFEQYQSEVGIFEEA, from the coding sequence ATGCCTGATACGATTGATGAAAAGACAGCCACCAGAAATGATGACGCGATTGAGAATGTAATATCAGCAGTGGGTGAATTGCCTGCGTCACCGGCTATTGTAAGCTCTGTCATGGGTCTGACATCTGATCTCGATTCCAATGTAACAGACATCTCAAGAGTTCTATCCTCAGACCAGTCGCTTACGGCCAAGGTTCTGAAACTTTCCAATTCATCGTTTTACGGTCGTTCCAAGGGTGTACGGACGCTTCAGGAGGCGGTGCTGATTCTGGGATTTTTCACCGTCCGTTCACTGGTCGTGGCCACTTCGACTCACAGTATGTACATGAAAGACGATGAATACGGGCTGAAAAAGAAGCTCTGGCAACATTCGTTATCGTCGGCAGTTACGGCTCGCCAACTGGCGGAGCGAATCGGTTATGACGATGGGGATGAGTTGTTCATTGCGGCTTTGCTGCATGATATCGGCAAGCTGGTAATGATGCAGAAGATGTCCAAGCAGTATGAAGAAATCGTTGTCCGTGTTCAGGATGAACAACGTGAATTTTACGATGTGGAACATGAGGTTTTCGGTTTCTCGCATGATCAGGTAGCGAAGGTATTGCTTGAGAGTTGGTCGTTCCCGGAAAGTATCATCGAGAGTGTTTGTTGGCATCATCAACTTCCTCCCATCGAGGAAGGGATTCCCGTCCCAGGGGCATATTTAATCAATTTGAGCAACTCTGTGGCTAAAAGTTTTGGCGTAGGTTTCAACAATCCGGTACCGGAGAACATAGCTGATCTGGAATCGGCACGGGTGTTCGGTCTTAACGAAGATGATATAAATGAAATTGCCGCCAGAGCGTTCGAGCAATACCAGTCAGAAGTGGGGATATTCGAGGAAGCATGA
- a CDS encoding PAS domain S-box protein → MNCTPDSDGPFRPDREQASARDLIQRGFDAFDRLPVMVFEVDRAGNLTDANQYWLHVLGYERTEVIDRSLRDFVADDSSGQTLRLLLTLNQEVEAIREIPVRFVRSDESVIETMVSAIELGDRDRAVCMAQAITSRSYAETMQATLVSICRAANGNAGIVSFFDTVRHQMSHLMDSSSFYIALQDETSGEFTIPYCYDRGIACHDKGLEPGVAELDRLVINDAAPRLVDRDAYRDLLEKGHIVTPAEPTFCSWMAVPLLIRQDFIGLVGMSTYLPGESFTEHHLQYLSYVAEHIACAVDRIKREECLRQSEEKYRLIFERAVSVIALVDPDGTIVDCNTRVKEIAGYNREELIGQPMSRIVHPDYLRRAESSLQDVLTKGANKGCDFKMVHRDGHELDVVVYSSGLTDAGGDYFRSICVIDDITGRMATEEALRASEETNRALFQGCGDAIAISDLNDNFIAMNPAMEKLFGFQPDELLGHTFPGLDKIDTGKFKAWVKSCRKGEPVSNYETVRPHKSGQLIPVSITVSPVMNPDGTLRALSFFYRDLSMRRKTELKLAEMQQLKSLALLAGGIAHDFNNIMTAILGNINLAMLDVDDNNEAYDRLRDAEAALVRAQSLTHQLLTFSKGGAPIRTTAAIPEIIADSAGFALTGSRTRCEFDFAADLRPVEVDRGQFSQVIHNLIINADQAMPGGGVVRIRAANIEVGPGQIDDIAPGQYIRISISDQGSGIPKEYLKRVFEPFFTTKQTGNGLGLATSFSIIKRHDGHIDIESQVGQGTTFNIYLPASRGGALSEAMDKSEECISTASGRALVMDDEEAVRKVAGSVLSRMGFKTDLVDDGRKAVEQYTETLASGQCYDIVILDLTVPGGMGAEETIKQLKEIDPDVRAVVASGYTNDTCLIDHEKYGFADYIIKPFRVQELKRIALKVVAGNASRS, encoded by the coding sequence ATGAACTGCACGCCTGATTCCGATGGACCGTTTCGTCCGGACAGGGAGCAAGCATCCGCAAGAGACCTGATTCAACGAGGTTTTGATGCGTTTGACCGTCTTCCCGTCATGGTTTTTGAGGTCGATCGCGCCGGTAACCTGACCGACGCCAATCAATACTGGTTACACGTTCTGGGGTACGAAAGAACCGAGGTTATAGATCGGTCATTACGTGATTTCGTGGCCGATGATTCATCTGGTCAGACTCTTCGTCTTTTACTAACTCTTAATCAGGAAGTCGAAGCTATCCGGGAGATTCCCGTCAGATTCGTTCGATCCGATGAATCCGTGATCGAGACAATGGTGTCGGCTATCGAGCTGGGTGACCGCGATCGGGCGGTTTGTATGGCTCAAGCAATAACCTCCCGATCTTATGCCGAAACCATGCAGGCTACGTTGGTTAGTATTTGTCGCGCTGCCAACGGCAACGCCGGAATCGTTTCCTTCTTCGATACGGTCCGTCATCAGATGTCTCACCTAATGGATTCGAGTAGTTTCTATATAGCTCTGCAAGATGAGACTTCCGGTGAATTCACCATTCCATATTGTTATGATCGCGGCATTGCCTGTCACGATAAGGGCCTTGAGCCAGGTGTCGCTGAACTCGATCGGCTCGTGATCAACGATGCCGCCCCCAGACTCGTCGATCGTGATGCGTATCGTGACCTGTTGGAGAAGGGGCATATTGTCACCCCGGCGGAGCCGACTTTTTGTTCCTGGATGGCTGTCCCATTACTCATCAGGCAGGATTTTATCGGTTTGGTCGGTATGTCTACTTACTTGCCGGGGGAATCCTTTACTGAACATCACCTGCAGTATTTAAGCTATGTTGCCGAGCATATCGCTTGCGCAGTCGATCGTATCAAGCGGGAGGAGTGCCTACGACAAAGTGAAGAAAAGTACCGTTTAATTTTCGAACGTGCCGTATCGGTGATTGCCCTGGTTGATCCGGACGGCACGATTGTCGACTGCAATACTCGCGTAAAAGAGATAGCCGGATATAATCGTGAAGAATTGATTGGACAGCCGATGTCTCGGATCGTTCATCCCGATTACCTTCGTCGCGCTGAATCTTCGCTTCAGGATGTATTGACCAAAGGAGCTAACAAGGGCTGCGACTTCAAGATGGTGCATCGAGATGGCCATGAACTCGACGTTGTAGTTTATTCGTCCGGTCTGACGGATGCCGGAGGTGATTATTTCCGGTCTATTTGCGTAATTGACGATATAACCGGTCGGATGGCGACGGAGGAAGCGCTGCGAGCCAGCGAGGAGACAAACCGGGCGTTGTTCCAGGGTTGTGGTGACGCTATTGCCATCAGTGATCTTAACGACAATTTCATTGCCATGAATCCGGCCATGGAGAAGTTGTTCGGTTTTCAACCCGATGAACTCCTCGGTCACACCTTTCCCGGTCTGGACAAAATCGACACGGGGAAGTTTAAGGCATGGGTAAAATCGTGTCGAAAGGGTGAACCGGTTTCCAACTATGAAACGGTCCGACCCCATAAATCAGGACAACTCATCCCGGTAAGTATCACCGTATCACCGGTGATGAATCCGGATGGAACATTACGGGCGTTGTCGTTCTTTTACCGTGATTTATCGATGCGTCGCAAGACCGAACTCAAACTGGCTGAAATGCAGCAACTCAAGTCGCTGGCCCTGCTCGCCGGTGGAATCGCTCATGATTTCAACAACATCATGACGGCCATTCTCGGGAATATCAACCTGGCCATGCTCGACGTAGACGACAATAATGAAGCTTACGATCGTCTGCGGGATGCCGAAGCTGCCCTGGTGCGGGCTCAAAGTCTCACTCATCAGTTGCTGACCTTCTCGAAGGGGGGAGCGCCGATTCGAACGACGGCTGCGATTCCTGAGATAATTGCCGATTCAGCCGGATTTGCCCTGACCGGCTCTCGCACACGATGTGAATTTGACTTCGCTGCCGACCTGAGACCGGTCGAGGTGGATCGCGGTCAATTCAGTCAAGTGATCCATAATCTGATTATCAACGCCGATCAGGCTATGCCCGGGGGAGGCGTGGTCAGGATCAGAGCCGCCAACATCGAGGTCGGGCCCGGGCAGATCGATGATATCGCTCCGGGGCAATACATTCGTATTTCCATCTCAGACCAGGGTTCCGGTATTCCCAAAGAATACCTTAAGAGAGTATTCGAGCCATTTTTCACGACTAAGCAGACCGGCAACGGTCTTGGTCTGGCGACCTCGTTCTCGATAATCAAGCGTCATGACGGTCATATCGACATCGAATCGCAAGTCGGACAGGGTACAACATTCAACATATATCTGCCGGCTTCAAGAGGTGGTGCTCTGAGTGAAGCGATGGACAAATCCGAGGAATGTATTTCGACGGCATCAGGGCGTGCACTGGTAATGGATGATGAAGAAGCAGTACGCAAGGTCGCAGGATCGGTTTTATCGAGGATGGGATTTAAAACCGATCTTGTCGATGATGGTCGGAAAGCGGTGGAACAGTATACGGAAACACTGGCTTCAGGGCAGTGTTATGATATTGTAATTCTGGATTTAACCGTACCCGGTGGTATGGGCGCCGAAGAAACGATCAAGCAATTAAAGGAAATAGATCCGGATGTCCGGGCAGTTGTGGCTTCGGGTTATACCAACGATACGTGTTTGATCGACCATGAAAAATACGGTTTCGCTGATTATATCATCAAACCTTTTCGTGTTCAGGAACTAAAGAGAATTGCGCTCAAAGTCGTTGCCGGGAACGCCAGCCGAAGTTGA
- a CDS encoding TetR/AcrR family transcriptional regulator produces the protein MSPRPKEFNPDKALDAAMKLFWRKGYEATSIQDLVEAMNINRFSLYDTFGDKHQLYMAACDRYRRWMDERMLSSLTEAASGLDGLRSFFNKLEGHYSSRMGRRGCFIVNSIVERAQVDRQIARCSQEFICQLEAALEHCLVMAVEAKEISPSETPHELAQHLAGIVQGIGVVGKAFPDINRVRTMIRFALRIIE, from the coding sequence ATGAGTCCAAGACCCAAAGAGTTCAATCCCGATAAAGCCTTAGACGCCGCTATGAAACTCTTCTGGCGCAAAGGCTATGAAGCGACCTCGATCCAGGATTTGGTCGAGGCGATGAATATCAATCGATTCAGTCTCTATGATACGTTTGGCGACAAGCACCAGCTATACATGGCTGCATGTGATCGCTATCGGCGGTGGATGGACGAACGAATGCTTTCGTCACTCACCGAAGCTGCGTCCGGTCTCGATGGTCTTCGGAGTTTTTTTAATAAGCTCGAAGGTCACTACTCTTCACGGATGGGGCGGCGAGGCTGTTTTATTGTTAATTCCATAGTGGAAAGGGCGCAAGTTGATCGCCAGATAGCCAGGTGCAGTCAGGAGTTTATCTGTCAACTTGAGGCAGCTCTGGAGCACTGTCTGGTTATGGCCGTTGAAGCGAAAGAGATCAGCCCGTCGGAAACGCCGCATGAACTGGCTCAGCACCTCGCCGGGATCGTCCAGGGGATTGGTGTGGTAGGTAAGGCGTTTCCCGATATCAACCGCGTCAGGACCATGATCCGCTTCGCTCTTCGGATAATCGAATAG